The following proteins are encoded in a genomic region of Shinella zoogloeoides:
- a CDS encoding MetQ/NlpA family ABC transporter substrate-binding protein — MMKFLVSAALAALISVPALAEDIKIGVTPGEHAQIMEKVKDVAAKKGLNIEILEFSDYVVPNQALADGDLNANSFQHQPYLDNQIADRGFDLVSVGKTITTPMGVYSKKVKNLGELAEGATVAIPNDPTNGGRALLILAKEGLIKVKPEAGLKAGPADVIENPKNIQFSELDAAQLPRSLDDVDAAVINTNYAMEAGLHPKTDAIAMEGSESPYANVIVVRRADKDAPWVKTLVEAYHDDSIKAFINDEFKGALIPSW; from the coding sequence ATGATGAAGTTCCTCGTCTCGGCGGCCCTCGCCGCCCTCATCAGCGTTCCGGCGCTCGCCGAAGACATCAAGATCGGCGTCACGCCCGGCGAGCACGCGCAGATCATGGAAAAGGTCAAGGACGTCGCCGCCAAGAAGGGCCTCAACATCGAGATCCTGGAATTCTCCGACTATGTCGTGCCGAACCAGGCGCTGGCCGATGGTGACCTCAACGCCAATTCCTTCCAGCACCAGCCCTATCTCGATAACCAGATCGCCGACCGCGGCTTCGATCTCGTCAGCGTCGGCAAGACCATCACCACGCCGATGGGCGTCTATTCCAAGAAGGTGAAGAACCTCGGCGAGCTTGCCGAAGGCGCGACCGTCGCCATCCCGAACGACCCGACGAACGGCGGCCGCGCGCTGCTCATCCTCGCCAAGGAAGGCCTCATCAAGGTCAAGCCGGAAGCGGGCCTGAAGGCCGGCCCCGCCGACGTCATCGAGAACCCGAAGAACATCCAGTTCTCCGAACTCGACGCCGCGCAGCTTCCCCGCTCGCTGGATGACGTCGACGCCGCCGTCATCAACACGAACTACGCAATGGAAGCGGGCCTTCACCCGAAGACCGACGCCATCGCCATGGAAGGCAGCGAGTCGCCCTATGCCAACGTGATCGTCGTGCGCCGCGCCGACAAGGACGCCCCCTGGGTCAAGACCCTTGTCGAAGCCTATCACGATGACAGCATCAAGGCCTTCATCAACGACGAGTTCAAGGGCGCCCTGATCCCCTCCTGGTAA
- a CDS encoding methionine ABC transporter permease: MSPDMLFDLLWKSLLQTLHMVAVSGLVGSLIGLPIGVFLATSGRNELFPAPALNYAIGLIVNAARSTPFIILVVAIIPFTRLLTGTSIGTTAAIVPLTIATVPFFARLVEAAIREIDKGLIEAARAMGATPMQIVFKVLLAEARPAILLAFTMTIVSLIGYSAMVGAVGGGGLGDLGIRYGYQRFMPEVMLAVVIVLIVLVQLVQSAGDALARRFDKRNRKS; this comes from the coding sequence ATGTCGCCTGACATGCTTTTCGACCTGCTCTGGAAATCCCTGCTGCAGACGCTGCACATGGTCGCCGTCTCCGGCCTCGTCGGCTCGCTGATCGGCTTGCCGATCGGCGTGTTCCTCGCCACCTCCGGCCGGAACGAGCTCTTCCCCGCGCCGGCGCTGAACTATGCCATCGGGCTGATCGTCAACGCGGCGCGCTCGACGCCCTTCATCATCCTCGTCGTCGCGATCATTCCCTTCACCCGCCTCCTGACCGGCACGTCGATCGGCACCACGGCGGCCATCGTGCCGCTGACCATCGCGACCGTTCCCTTCTTCGCGCGTCTCGTCGAGGCTGCGATCCGGGAAATCGACAAGGGGCTGATCGAAGCGGCCCGCGCCATGGGCGCGACGCCCATGCAGATCGTCTTCAAGGTGCTTCTCGCAGAAGCCCGCCCTGCGATCCTGCTCGCCTTCACCATGACCATCGTCAGCCTGATCGGCTATTCGGCCATGGTCGGCGCGGTCGGCGGCGGCGGACTCGGCGACCTCGGCATCCGCTACGGCTACCAGCGCTTCATGCCGGAGGTAATGCTGGCCGTGGTGATCGTGCTCATCGTCCTCGTGCAGCTCGTCCAGAGCGCGGGCGACGCGCTCGCCCGGCGCTTCGACAAGCGCAACCGCAAGAGCTGA
- a CDS encoding methionine ABC transporter ATP-binding protein → MVTFEGVTKRYGTAADAFLALDGVDMTVGRGAITGIIGRSGAGKSTLIRLVNGLEKATSGRVVVDGTEVGGLNDAGLRGLRREVGMIFQHFNLLSSRTAFDNVALPLEIAGLDRAAIRAKVGPLLDLVGLGDKAERYPSELSGGQKQRVGIARALATSPKLLLSDEATSALDPETTQSILALLKQINADLGLTVLLITHEMEVVKTIASHVAVIDRGRIVEQGPTFDIFTAPRHETTKILLSSTLGTSLPEWLRSGVKAAPSAGDRVLVRLTFFGATAFQPLTARLVTEIGGNVNILAGSIEEIAGEPFGTLVVAYPATPEVIERADRFYAATGLSTEVLGYVA, encoded by the coding sequence ATGGTTACCTTCGAAGGCGTGACCAAGCGCTATGGCACGGCCGCGGATGCCTTCCTCGCCCTCGACGGCGTCGACATGACGGTCGGGCGCGGCGCGATCACCGGCATCATCGGCCGCTCGGGCGCGGGGAAATCGACGCTCATCCGCCTCGTCAACGGGCTGGAAAAGGCGACCTCCGGCAGGGTCGTCGTCGACGGCACGGAAGTCGGCGGACTGAACGACGCGGGCCTCAGGGGCCTGCGCCGCGAAGTCGGCATGATCTTCCAGCACTTCAATCTCCTGTCCTCGCGCACGGCCTTCGACAATGTCGCCCTGCCGCTCGAGATCGCCGGGCTGGACCGCGCCGCGATCCGCGCGAAGGTCGGTCCGCTTCTCGATCTCGTCGGCCTCGGCGACAAGGCGGAGCGTTATCCTTCCGAACTTTCCGGCGGACAGAAGCAGCGCGTCGGCATCGCCCGCGCGCTCGCCACCTCGCCGAAGCTGCTGCTCTCCGACGAGGCGACTTCGGCGCTCGACCCGGAAACCACCCAGTCGATCCTCGCCCTTCTCAAGCAGATCAATGCCGATCTCGGCCTGACGGTGCTGCTGATCACGCACGAGATGGAGGTGGTGAAGACCATCGCCTCGCATGTCGCGGTCATCGACAGGGGCCGCATCGTCGAGCAGGGGCCGACCTTCGACATCTTCACGGCGCCCAGGCACGAGACGACGAAGATCCTTCTTTCCTCCACTCTCGGCACCAGCCTGCCGGAATGGCTGCGCTCCGGCGTGAAGGCCGCGCCCTCGGCGGGCGACCGCGTCCTTGTGCGTCTCACCTTCTTCGGCGCAACGGCCTTCCAGCCGCTGACGGCGCGGCTCGTCACCGAGATCGGCGGCAACGTCAACATCCTCGCCGGCTCCATCGAGGAGATCGCGGGCGAGCCCTTCGGCACGCTGGTCGTTGCCTATCCGGCGACGCCCGAGGTCATCGAGCGCGCCGACCGCTTCTATGCCGCAACCGGCCTTTCCACGGAGGTGCTCGGCTATGTCGCCTGA
- a CDS encoding DUF983 domain-containing protein, giving the protein MNDTYPSLPPMQTGIRGRCPRCGQGHLFKGFLTLAPKCEACGLDYSFADPADGPAFFVICFACVPSVALAVWLEVAFGASLLTQLLVTGPFMLLTCIPPLRPLKGWLVASQFFYKAEEGKLVRRQE; this is encoded by the coding sequence ATGAATGACACCTATCCCTCGCTGCCACCGATGCAGACGGGGATCCGCGGCCGCTGCCCGCGTTGCGGCCAGGGTCATCTCTTCAAGGGGTTCCTGACCCTCGCGCCGAAATGCGAAGCCTGCGGCCTCGACTATTCCTTCGCCGACCCGGCCGATGGCCCGGCCTTCTTTGTCATCTGCTTCGCCTGCGTACCGAGCGTCGCGCTCGCCGTGTGGCTGGAGGTCGCCTTCGGCGCCTCGCTGCTGACGCAGCTTCTGGTGACCGGCCCCTTCATGCTGCTCACCTGCATTCCGCCGCTGCGCCCGCTCAAGGGCTGGCTCGTCGCAAGCCAGTTCTTCTACAAGGCGGAAGAGGGCAAGCTGGTGCGCCGGCAGGAATGA
- a CDS encoding PLP-dependent aminotransferase family protein, which translates to MKNWHPDLGQSDSPLYMAIADLIAADLRSGLLAAGDKLPTHRALAKRLAIDVTTVARGYLEAQKRGLVQSHVGRGTFVTGNAAAPAGVPPADTPADPRRAAIVDPSMNMPPEPDDPALLARMRGGLAALSADLVPLLRYQGFGGAAVDKEAAALWLARRGLTPPQERIFVTPGAHPTLLAILGTLAAAGDTVLSENITYPGIRSIAAQLRLRLAGLPMDGDGILPDAFAAACERDRPKALYLNPTLHNPLTFTMPAARRAEIAAVAQRYRVPIVEDDAYGFIPADGPAPLAAHAPDLTWHIGGLSKCIGAGLRLAYVAAPDDSRALWSFAGAMRAGSVMASPLTAALATRWTEDGTAEAILAALRIETAERQALAASLLPTGSHVADPLSFNIWLPLPHGWTRSTFSAYMRDSGLGVVASDAFTVDGTPPEAVRVCLGGPIARPQLRSALEFMAHALQGPPEMAGSFF; encoded by the coding sequence ATGAAGAACTGGCATCCCGATCTCGGCCAAAGTGACAGCCCCCTCTACATGGCGATCGCCGACCTGATCGCGGCGGACCTGCGCAGCGGGCTGCTGGCGGCCGGCGACAAGCTGCCGACGCACCGGGCGCTGGCCAAGCGCCTTGCCATCGACGTCACCACGGTGGCGCGCGGCTATCTGGAGGCACAGAAGCGCGGGCTCGTGCAATCGCATGTCGGCCGCGGTACCTTCGTGACCGGCAATGCCGCGGCCCCGGCCGGCGTCCCGCCTGCCGACACGCCCGCCGATCCGCGTCGCGCCGCCATCGTCGACCCGTCGATGAACATGCCGCCCGAGCCCGACGATCCGGCCCTTCTCGCCCGCATGCGCGGCGGGCTTGCCGCGCTTTCGGCCGATCTCGTCCCGCTCCTGCGCTACCAGGGCTTCGGCGGCGCGGCCGTGGACAAGGAGGCCGCCGCGCTGTGGCTCGCGCGCCGCGGCCTGACACCGCCGCAGGAGCGCATCTTCGTCACGCCGGGCGCGCATCCGACGCTGCTTGCGATCCTCGGCACGCTCGCCGCCGCCGGGGACACGGTGCTCTCGGAAAACATCACCTATCCCGGCATCCGCTCCATCGCCGCCCAGCTCCGCCTGCGCCTTGCCGGCCTGCCGATGGACGGCGACGGCATCCTGCCGGACGCCTTCGCAGCGGCCTGCGAGCGCGACAGGCCGAAGGCGCTCTATCTCAACCCGACACTGCACAATCCCCTGACTTTCACCATGCCCGCCGCGCGCCGCGCGGAAATCGCCGCCGTGGCGCAAAGATACCGCGTGCCCATCGTCGAGGACGACGCCTACGGCTTTATTCCCGCCGACGGGCCGGCGCCCCTCGCCGCCCATGCGCCGGACCTTACCTGGCATATCGGCGGGCTTTCGAAATGCATCGGCGCGGGCCTGCGCCTTGCCTATGTCGCAGCGCCGGACGACAGCCGCGCGCTCTGGTCCTTCGCCGGCGCGATGCGGGCCGGCAGCGTCATGGCCTCGCCGCTCACCGCCGCGCTCGCGACGCGCTGGACCGAGGACGGCACGGCCGAGGCGATCCTCGCGGCCCTCCGCATCGAAACGGCGGAGCGCCAGGCGCTCGCCGCAAGCCTGCTGCCGACAGGCAGCCATGTCGCCGACCCGCTGAGCTTCAACATCTGGCTGCCCCTGCCGCATGGCTGGACCCGCTCCACCTTCAGCGCCTATATGCGCGACAGCGGCCTCGGCGTCGTCGCGAGCGACGCCTTCACGGTCGATGGCACGCCGCCGGAGGCCGTGCGCGTCTGCCTCGGCGGCCCCATCGCCCGCCCGCAGCTCCGCTCCGCCCTCGAATTCATGGCCCATGCCCTCCAAGGCCCGCCCGAAATGGCCGGCTCGTTCTTCTGA
- a CDS encoding AraC family transcriptional regulator has product MEVRETRATALGEAEAYLSASYCDHRLAPQDRTGAVDFRHRCVQLSGSGFNFLQYGHEVTISSRFEDFYMLEMPVSGGVDIAFGTETIRSEAGKALILSPGPKFQSRWRRGTRQRMLQIDRRLVEERLAAISRRRGGSPVFNPVIDLSSRHGRQLASVLSAFSEMLADDAFSDAPQAVDAALGSVVDQLLGNVAFTSAASVIPERLHVSPRHVKQAMDALRSRYAERLLMPVIAGEIGVSERALYEGFRTYYQRTPHEILTRIRMEAARRLIREERLCAAEAARRVGIHHLGRFSATYREAFGVLPSADIRRDH; this is encoded by the coding sequence TTGGAGGTCAGGGAAACAAGGGCGACGGCGCTCGGGGAGGCGGAAGCCTACCTCTCGGCCTCCTATTGCGACCACCGGCTGGCGCCGCAGGACCGGACCGGCGCCGTCGATTTCCGTCATCGCTGCGTGCAGCTCTCCGGCTCCGGCTTCAATTTCCTGCAATATGGCCACGAGGTCACGATCAGTTCCCGCTTCGAGGATTTCTACATGCTCGAAATGCCGGTCTCCGGCGGCGTGGACATCGCCTTCGGAACTGAGACCATCCGCTCGGAAGCGGGCAAGGCGCTGATCCTGTCGCCGGGGCCGAAGTTCCAGTCGCGCTGGCGGCGGGGCACGCGCCAGCGGATGCTGCAGATCGACCGCAGGCTGGTCGAGGAGCGCCTGGCGGCGATATCGCGCCGGCGCGGCGGCAGTCCGGTGTTCAATCCCGTCATCGACCTTTCCAGCCGGCACGGGCGACAGCTCGCCTCGGTCCTCAGCGCCTTTTCCGAAATGCTTGCGGACGACGCCTTTTCGGATGCGCCGCAGGCCGTCGACGCGGCGCTCGGCTCCGTCGTCGACCAGCTCCTCGGCAATGTCGCCTTCACCAGCGCCGCATCGGTGATCCCCGAGCGGCTGCATGTTTCGCCCCGCCATGTGAAGCAGGCGATGGATGCGCTGCGATCCCGCTATGCCGAACGCCTGCTGATGCCGGTGATCGCGGGCGAGATCGGCGTTTCCGAGCGGGCGCTCTACGAAGGATTCCGGACCTATTACCAGCGCACGCCGCATGAGATCCTGACGCGCATCCGCATGGAGGCGGCGCGCCGGCTGATCCGCGAGGAGCGCCTTTGCGCGGCCGAGGCGGCACGGCGCGTCGGCATCCATCACCTTGGCCGCTTTTCCGCCACTTATAGGGAGGCCTTCGGCGTGCTTCCCTCGGCGGATATCCGCCGCGATCACTGA
- a CDS encoding xylulokinase, protein MLIGFDVGSTSIKAALFDMNGTVLDHWSRGYPTERPASGMVEQDPQHWLDGIRDAIDALLVGRNPADIRAVGLCSQVNTDVFVDRDGKPLAPAICWQDIRAGAEAAALDATITSAEKRSWWGAEMPIGASHVLAKMMWFAKHHPDLWERTHQVLSTRDFCLLHLTGEASSDPVSAFGHVGQDLRYIDALIARVPGAASKLPPLRHFTEIAGEMALGSSGRKVPVVTGTMDAWGNLFGCGVCRPGQGMYVSGTSEILALAGSQRIGAPGIVTFATIDGLVVNAGPTQSGADSLRWWAATAGVEPGDVPRLAGLASRDDRPILFLPHLEGERAPLWDSEIRGAFIGLDSRAGGPDFALAVLEGVALAARHAMGALIDAAGFRPDHMLYGGGGGRSDLWSQIRADCLGIPLHRFAFVDVGCLGAAILAAVGIGAFGSIAEAVPAMTSVERVFEPDPRRAARYDAMFHAYRNAIDALRPIGLIRTQ, encoded by the coding sequence ATGCTGATCGGCTTCGATGTCGGTTCGACCTCGATCAAGGCGGCGCTGTTCGACATGAACGGCACGGTGCTCGACCATTGGAGCCGCGGCTACCCGACCGAGCGTCCCGCATCCGGCATGGTCGAGCAGGACCCGCAGCACTGGCTGGACGGCATCCGCGATGCGATCGACGCCCTGCTCGTCGGCCGCAATCCGGCCGATATCCGCGCGGTCGGCCTTTGCAGCCAGGTCAATACGGACGTCTTCGTCGACCGGGACGGCAAACCGCTGGCGCCGGCGATCTGCTGGCAGGATATTCGGGCCGGCGCGGAAGCGGCGGCACTGGATGCCACGATCACATCAGCGGAAAAGCGCAGCTGGTGGGGCGCCGAAATGCCGATCGGCGCGAGCCATGTGCTGGCGAAGATGATGTGGTTCGCCAAACACCATCCCGATCTCTGGGAGCGCACGCACCAGGTTCTCTCGACGCGCGATTTCTGCCTGCTGCACCTGACGGGCGAGGCCTCGTCCGATCCCGTCTCCGCCTTCGGCCATGTCGGGCAGGACCTCCGCTATATCGACGCGCTGATCGCCCGGGTGCCCGGCGCGGCGAGCAAGCTGCCGCCGCTCCGGCATTTCACCGAGATCGCCGGCGAGATGGCGCTCGGTTCCTCCGGCCGCAAGGTGCCGGTGGTGACGGGCACGATGGATGCCTGGGGCAATCTCTTCGGCTGCGGCGTCTGCCGGCCGGGACAGGGCATGTATGTCAGCGGCACTTCCGAGATCCTGGCGCTCGCGGGATCGCAGCGCATCGGCGCGCCCGGCATCGTCACCTTCGCCACCATCGACGGGCTGGTGGTCAATGCCGGGCCGACGCAGAGCGGGGCGGATTCGCTGCGCTGGTGGGCGGCGACCGCGGGCGTGGAGCCGGGCGACGTGCCGCGGCTCGCCGGCCTTGCCAGCCGCGACGACCGGCCGATCCTCTTCCTGCCGCATCTCGAAGGCGAGCGCGCGCCGCTCTGGGATTCCGAGATCCGCGGCGCCTTCATCGGCCTCGACAGCCGGGCCGGCGGGCCGGATTTCGCGCTCGCCGTGCTGGAAGGCGTAGCGCTGGCGGCGCGCCATGCCATGGGCGCGCTCATCGATGCGGCGGGCTTCCGGCCGGACCACATGCTCTATGGCGGCGGCGGCGGGCGCTCGGACCTCTGGAGCCAGATCCGCGCCGACTGCCTCGGCATTCCGCTGCACCGCTTCGCCTTCGTCGATGTCGGCTGCCTCGGCGCGGCGATCCTCGCGGCCGTCGGCATCGGCGCCTTCGGCTCGATAGCCGAGGCCGTGCCGGCGATGACCAGCGTCGAGCGGGTCTTCGAGCCCGATCCGCGGCGCGCTGCGCGCTACGACGCCATGTTCCACGCCTATCGCAACGCCATCGATGCGCTTCGCCCCATCGGGCTGATCCGCACCCAATGA
- a CDS encoding sugar ABC transporter substrate-binding protein has protein sequence MKKFAFAAAIAALMASASAAFATDITILTPYIGSVPTNEMAQSFKAEGEKRGWNVTIIDTRSDFGQLASRMEDTINAKASAIVLVSTDPAQVEDQVALAANAGIPVISLDGSKNAHVAVNVTSNNFDLGTQLSDALFKALGGKGNIVKFFHSAHPGVHQRELALDEALKKNPDVKVIADHFVKVPGPVDDGRIAMENILRQHGDEINGVWAAWDDPGVGAELATESEKPDAKFIIMGIDGSEQAIEMIKSCTRYKATFRQDFPKMAAVGAEQLEKILGGGKADKDELFVPAVMITPETLGVTCP, from the coding sequence ATGAAGAAATTCGCATTCGCAGCAGCCATCGCGGCGCTCATGGCGTCGGCTTCGGCGGCTTTTGCCACCGACATCACCATCCTGACGCCCTATATCGGCTCGGTGCCGACCAACGAGATGGCGCAGAGCTTCAAGGCGGAGGGCGAGAAGCGCGGCTGGAACGTCACCATCATCGACACCCGCAGCGATTTCGGCCAGCTCGCCTCGCGCATGGAGGACACGATCAACGCCAAGGCCTCGGCCATCGTGTTGGTCTCGACGGACCCGGCGCAGGTCGAGGATCAGGTGGCGCTTGCGGCGAATGCCGGCATTCCCGTCATCTCGCTCGACGGTTCGAAGAACGCGCATGTCGCGGTCAACGTCACCTCCAACAATTTCGATCTTGGCACCCAGCTTTCCGACGCGCTCTTCAAGGCGCTTGGCGGCAAGGGCAATATCGTCAAATTCTTCCATTCGGCGCATCCGGGCGTGCACCAGCGCGAGCTGGCGCTGGACGAGGCCCTGAAGAAGAACCCTGACGTGAAGGTCATCGCCGATCATTTCGTGAAGGTGCCGGGGCCGGTCGATGACGGCCGTATCGCGATGGAGAACATCCTTCGCCAGCACGGCGACGAGATCAATGGCGTGTGGGCGGCCTGGGACGATCCGGGCGTCGGCGCGGAGCTGGCGACGGAATCGGAAAAGCCGGATGCCAAGTTCATCATCATGGGCATCGACGGCAGCGAGCAGGCGATCGAGATGATCAAGTCCTGCACGCGCTACAAGGCGACCTTCCGCCAGGACTTCCCGAAGATGGCCGCCGTCGGCGCCGAACAGCTCGAGAAGATCCTGGGCGGCGGCAAGGCGGACAAGGACGAGCTCTTCGTTCCGGCCGTCATGATCACGCCCGAGACGCTCGGCGTGACCTGCCCGTAA
- a CDS encoding sugar ABC transporter ATP-binding protein produces the protein MLLEIKGLEKRFGGARALAGANLSVAAGSVHGLIGENGAGKSTLIKTLSGLVRPDAGDIRVDGAPIAISSVREAEALGFRFIHQELSLVPQFDAVENAFVGRAYPKRGPFIDRAAMRRAVAATAAAIAPDLPLDVPAGRLTTGQKQLVEIIRALMNEPARLVVMDEPTASLSEGEARRLHEAVRALAARGVAVIYISHRLDEVAEICDAFTVLRNGATAGTGVMQGTTRADLVRMMSGHEEITSGRPSVPAVGKPVLEVRDLPFGQRGNTLSLTVGEGEILGLYGLVGAGRSSLMKMIWGARRTEGGTVFLDGHVLKPGDIHARIRRGGAYVPEDRRHEGLVTARSIAENVAISDLSRVRSHPALPVTSRGRLAARAEDIRTQLSVKMGSPWALPLTLSGGNQQKLLFGRWFGGRIRLLILDEPTRGVDVGAKAEIHAIVRRIAAEGAAVLMTTSDMDELLALSHRVAVFANGEITARLEGEAITPPRIIDAAFHHETRREPAA, from the coding sequence ATGCTGCTTGAGATCAAGGGCCTCGAAAAACGCTTCGGCGGCGCGCGGGCGCTGGCCGGAGCGAACCTTTCCGTGGCCGCCGGCTCGGTGCATGGCCTCATCGGCGAGAACGGCGCGGGCAAGTCGACGCTGATCAAGACGCTCTCCGGCCTCGTGCGGCCGGATGCCGGCGATATCCGTGTCGACGGCGCGCCGATCGCGATCAGCAGCGTGCGGGAGGCGGAGGCGCTCGGCTTCCGCTTCATCCATCAGGAACTCAGCCTCGTGCCGCAGTTCGACGCCGTCGAGAACGCCTTCGTCGGCCGGGCCTATCCGAAGCGCGGCCCCTTCATCGATCGCGCCGCCATGCGGCGCGCGGTGGCGGCGACGGCGGCGGCGATCGCGCCTGACCTGCCGCTCGACGTACCGGCCGGGCGGCTGACCACGGGGCAGAAGCAGCTTGTCGAGATCATCCGCGCGCTGATGAACGAGCCGGCGCGGCTGGTGGTGATGGACGAGCCGACGGCCTCGCTTTCCGAAGGCGAGGCACGGCGCCTGCACGAGGCGGTGCGGGCGCTGGCGGCGCGCGGCGTCGCCGTCATCTACATTTCCCACCGGCTCGACGAGGTGGCCGAGATATGCGACGCCTTCACGGTGCTGCGCAACGGCGCGACGGCCGGGACCGGCGTGATGCAGGGCACGACGCGGGCCGATCTGGTGCGCATGATGTCCGGTCACGAGGAGATCACGTCCGGCCGTCCCTCCGTGCCCGCCGTCGGCAAGCCGGTGCTGGAGGTTCGCGACCTGCCGTTCGGGCAGCGCGGCAACACGCTGTCGCTGACGGTCGGCGAAGGCGAGATCCTCGGCCTCTACGGGCTGGTCGGCGCAGGCCGGTCGTCCCTCATGAAGATGATCTGGGGGGCGCGGCGGACGGAGGGCGGAACGGTCTTCCTCGACGGCCATGTCCTGAAGCCGGGCGACATCCACGCGCGCATCCGCCGCGGCGGCGCCTATGTACCGGAGGATCGCCGGCATGAGGGGCTGGTGACGGCCCGCTCCATCGCGGAGAACGTGGCGATCAGCGATCTTTCGCGGGTGCGGTCCCATCCGGCGCTGCCGGTCACCAGCCGCGGCCGGCTGGCGGCGCGGGCGGAGGACATCCGCACGCAGCTTTCGGTGAAGATGGGCTCGCCTTGGGCTCTGCCGCTGACGCTTTCCGGCGGCAACCAGCAGAAGCTGCTGTTCGGCCGCTGGTTCGGTGGGCGCATCCGCCTGCTCATCCTCGACGAGCCGACGCGCGGGGTCGATGTCGGCGCCAAGGCGGAAATCCATGCCATCGTCCGGCGCATCGCCGCTGAGGGCGCGGCCGTGCTGATGACGACCAGCGACATGGACGAACTGCTGGCGCTCTCGCATCGCGTGGCCGTCTTCGCCAATGGCGAGATCACGGCGCGGCTGGAGGGCGAGGCCATCACGCCGCCGCGCATCATCGACGCCGCATTCCATCACGAGACCAGAAGAGAACCCGCCGCATGA
- a CDS encoding ABC transporter permease — MTGLVRQYGTLIALIAIVVVFSIASPGAFGSMSNLVNITQQMTLLAIVAIGATVVMAVGEFDLSTASIVSFGGIFVVYLLKLGVPAPLACFLVLAVAALFGAVSGYVVSRFQVLSFIATLATGTIIGGITFWVSDGATLLGDIPAGFRDMARGHMLGLPTLTWWLIAIALVVWILLDKLEFGRRLYAIGGNREAARLAGVRIVSNTTAAFVVSAVLSALVGILLTARIGSASPTGGGGYLLTAYAAVFLGMTAFREGEANLPGTVVGAAIIAVIGNGLTILGVSTFLQDIITGTIILSAVLVRRIGRGAA; from the coding sequence ATGACCGGCCTTGTCAGACAATACGGAACGCTCATCGCGCTCATCGCGATCGTCGTCGTCTTCTCCATCGCCTCGCCGGGCGCGTTCGGCTCCATGTCGAACCTCGTCAACATCACCCAGCAGATGACGCTGCTCGCCATTGTCGCCATCGGCGCGACTGTCGTGATGGCCGTCGGCGAGTTCGACCTTTCGACCGCTTCCATCGTCTCCTTCGGCGGCATTTTCGTCGTCTACCTCCTCAAGCTCGGCGTGCCCGCGCCGCTCGCCTGCTTCCTGGTGCTGGCGGTTGCGGCGCTCTTCGGCGCGGTCTCGGGCTATGTGGTCTCGCGCTTCCAGGTGCTCTCCTTCATCGCGACGCTCGCGACCGGCACGATCATCGGCGGCATCACCTTCTGGGTCTCCGACGGCGCGACACTGCTCGGCGATATCCCGGCCGGCTTCCGCGACATGGCGCGCGGCCATATGCTCGGCCTGCCGACGCTGACCTGGTGGCTGATCGCCATCGCCCTTGTCGTCTGGATCCTGCTCGACAAGCTGGAATTCGGCCGCCGGCTCTATGCCATCGGCGGAAACCGCGAGGCGGCGCGGCTGGCGGGCGTCCGGATCGTCTCCAACACGACGGCGGCCTTCGTCGTCTCGGCGGTTCTCTCGGCGCTGGTCGGCATCCTGCTCACGGCCCGCATCGGCAGCGCGAGCCCGACGGGCGGGGGCGGCTATCTGCTGACCGCCTATGCTGCCGTCTTCCTCGGCATGACGGCCTTCCGCGAGGGCGAGGCGAACCTGCCGGGCACGGTGGTCGGCGCGGCGATCATCGCCGTCATCGGCAATGGCCTCACCATTCTCGGCGTCTCGACCTTCCTTCAGGACATCATCACCGGCACGATCATCCTCTCCGCCGTGCTGGTGCGCCGCATCGGCAGGGGGGCGGCATGA